A genomic region of Gossypium hirsutum isolate 1008001.06 chromosome D01, Gossypium_hirsutum_v2.1, whole genome shotgun sequence contains the following coding sequences:
- the LOC107928038 gene encoding LRR receptor-like serine/threonine-protein kinase EFR isoform X2 codes for MGNTSLNLALLIIFQFSIRATFSMKLTTILTDQSALLALKNHVYDPENVLETNWSSSTHVCNWFRVSCGSKHHRVTALNLSGLELVGTLPPSLGNLSFLSLLSLTNNSFHGRLPVQLSNLRRLKHLSFGNNSFSGEIPSWLGSLTELRSFFLDNNNLKGVIPFSLGNLSKLEILTLSGNQLLGSIPSSIFNISSLQKMDLSNNMLSGSIPSVSHDLLSIELINFNINNLTGHLSNDMFDHFPNLKELHLSANMLSGRIPMSLFKCKKLQIFSLSYNQLEGSLPVEIGNLSMLQRVYIARNHFEGEIPRHIVNLTLLSVLDFPDNNFTGTIPHQIGNLQNLEYLHLGANNIFGSIPPAIFNISTLSIIYLELNQLSGRLPPDVGLWLPNLEQLHLDINQLVGSFPMSISNASQLTSLDISSNYFSGTIPDTLGNLRNLKRLNLETTNLSSSGMSFLSSLTNCRGLEVLYFGDNPLISGKLPGSIGNLSSSLQKFYGPICNIRGSIPSGFGNLSRLISISLSHNKLTGMIPTTIGGLKELQKISLHYNKLDGPIPSDLCHLKKLAFLFLSSNKLSGPIPACLGGLISLRSLYLDSNMFSSTMPSTLTRISDLLILNLSSNSLSGPVPIDIGKWKVLTSMDLSNNQLSSDIPIGVADLQDMTYFSLSNNRIRGSIPESFGDLLSLEFLDLSRNNLSGQIPKSLEKLPYLKYFNVSFNRLQGEIPKGGSFGNYSFESFTGNEALCGAAQLHVPSCKTRPLRNSKVRTKLIIFVALPIASAISVVALIIIILRRRKRKDRSTAQEDLTPLGTWRRISYHELHQATNGFSDRRLLGNGSYGSVYQGTLLDGMEVAVKVFKLELEGAFKSFDVECEVLRNIRHRNLIKIISSCSNDLDFKALVLEFMPNGSLDKWLYFNNHFLDILQRLNIMIDVASALEYLHHGNATPVVHCDLKPSNVLLDEDMVAHLGDFGIAKLLCKEDSMIHTMTMATIGYIAPEYGIEGIVSTKGEQNLKIWVKESISSPLNQVVDTNLLCTIGSKRSAANNCALSILHVGLECSLELPNERPNMKEIVRKLNKIKVKFLEDIEGV; via the exons ATGGGTAACACTTCCCTCAACTTAGCCCTTCTCATCATCTTCCAATTTTCTATTAGGGCAACTTTCTCCATGAAATTAACCACCATACTTACAGACCAATCTGCGCTTCTTGCATTGAAAAACCATGTTTACGATCCTGAAAATGTCTTGGAAACCAATTGGTCATCTTCTACCCATGTTTGTAATTGGTTTCGTGTTAGTTGCGGATCCAAGCATCATAGAGTCACAGCTCTGAACCTTTCTGGGTTGGAACTCGTAGGCACCCTTCCTCCCTCTTTAGGAAATTTATcattcctttctcttctttccCTCACAAATAATAGTTTCCATGGTAGATTACCTGTCCAATTATCCAATCTGCGACGGTTGAAACATCTAAGCTTTGGTAACAACAGCTTCAGTGGAGAAATCCCATCATGGTTGGGATCATTAACTGAACTTCGAAGCTTCTTTCTAGACAATAACAACTTAAAAGGTGTTATTCCATTCTCTTTAGGCAATTTGTCAAAGCTAGAGATCTTGACTTTGTCTGGAAATCAGCTTTTAGGTTCAATACCCTCCTCCATCTTCAACatatcttccttacaaaagatggATCTAAGCAATAATATGCTCTCTGGTTCCATACCCTCTGTTTCACACGATTTGCTTTCAATAGAACTCATCAATTTCAACATCAATAATCTCACTGGCCATCTTTCAAACGATATGTTTGATCATTTTCCGAATTTGAAAGAACTTCACTTGAGTGCTAACATGCTTTCTGGTAGAATTCCAATGAGTTTATTCAAATGCAAAAAGTTACAAATTTTTTCCTTATCATATAACCAATTGGAGGGGAGTCTACCGGTAGAAATTGGGAATTTGAGTATGCTTCAGAGAGTTTATATTGCCCGGAACCACTTTGAAG gTGAAATTCCAAGACATATTGTGAACCTTACTCTTCTTAGTGTGCTGGATTTTCCCGATAATAACTTTACAG GCACAATACCTCATCAAATTGGCAACCTACAGAATCTTGAGTACTTGCATTTGGGAGCCAACAATATTTTTGGTTCTATTCCTCCCgcaatatttaatatttcaaccTTGTCGATCATTTACTTGGAATTAAATCAGCTATCTGGCCGTCTTCCACCTGACGTTGGCCTTTGGCTTCCGAACCTGGAACAGTTACATCTTGATATAAATCAACTTGTCGGCTCATTCCCAATGTCTATTTCCAATGCCTCTCAGCTTACTAGTCTTGATATATCAAGTAATTACTTTTCAGGGACCATTCCTGACACTCTTGGCAATCTAAGAAATTTAAAGAGACTCAACTTGGAGACTACTAATTTAAGTTCCTCAGGAATGAGCTTTCTCTCTTCATTGACAAACTGTCGAGGCTTGGAAGTCTTGTATTTTGGCGACAACCCACTAATCAGCGGTAAACTTCCGGGTTCCATAGGGAATCTCTCAAGTTCTCTCCAAAAGTTCTATGGTCCTATATGCAACATTAGGGGTAGCATCCCAAGTGGATTTGGAAACTTAAGTCGCTTGATAAGTATCTCTCTATCCCATAATAAACTGACAGGAATGATTCCTACTACAATTGGAGGATTAAAAGAGCTTCAAAAGATTTCTCTTCATTACAATAAGTTGGACGGACCCATTCCATCTGATTTATGTCATCTAAAGAAGCTGGCTTTTTTGTTCTTATCAAGTAACAAACTGTCAGGACCAATACCTGCATGCTTGGGTGGTCTCATTTCTTTAAGGAGTCTATATCTCGACTCCAATATGTTTTCTTCGACAATGCCTTCAACCTTGACAAGGATCAGTGATCTTCTCATCCTGAACTTGTCCTCAAATTCTCTAAGTGGTCCAGTGCCAATTGACATTGGTAAGTGGAAGGTTTTGACTAGTATGGATTTGTCGAATAATCAGTTATCGAGTGATATCCCAATTGGAGTTGCAGATCTCCAAGACATGACTTATTTCTCCTTATCCAACAATAGAATCAGAGGTTCTATTCCTGAGTCATTTGGTGACTTGTTGAGTTTGGAGTTCTTGGACTTGTCAAGAAATAATCTTTCCGGTCAGATTCCCAAGTCTTTAGAGAAGCTTCCTTACCTCAAATATTTCAATGTCTCTTTCAATAGACTTCAAGGAGAAATTCCTAAAGGAGGATCATTCGGAAACTACTCATTCGAGTCGTTTACAGGGAATGAAGCATTGTGTGGTGCAGCTCAACTTCATGTTCCAAGTTGCAAAACTAGACCTCTTAGAAATTCCAAGGTGAGGACAAAGCTTATAATATTTGTAGCACTACCAATTGCCTCTGCAATATCAGTGGTTGCTTTAATTATCATTATCTTACGAAGAAGGAAGAGAAAAGACAGATCGACAGCTCAAGAAGACTTGACACCTTTAGGAACATGGAGACGAATTTCATACCACGAGCTTCATCAAGCTACAAATGGATTCAGTGATAGGAGATTGCTTGGTAATGGGAGCTATGGTTCTGTATATCAAGGGACTCTCTTAGATGGGATGGAAGTTGCAGTAAAGGTATTCAAGTTAGAGTTAGAAGGAGCTTTTAAGAGTTTTGATGTTGAATGTGAAGTTCTTCGCAACATTCGTcatcgaaacttaatcaaaatcatCAGTAGCTGCTCTAATGATCTTGATTTCAAAGCTTTAGTTCTTGAGTTCATGCCTAATGGGAGTCTTGATAAATGGTTGTATTTCAACAACCATTTTTTAGATATCTTACAAAGGTTAAACATAATGATAGATGTTGCATCCGCGCTAGAATATCTCCATCATGGTAATGCAACGCCTGTAGTTCACTGTGATTTAAAACCTAGCAATGTTTTGTTAGATGAAGATATGGTTGCACATTTGGGTGATTTCGGGATTGCAAAACTCTTGTGTAAAGAGGATTCAATGATACATACCATGACAATGGCAACTATTGGGTATATAGCACCAG AGTATGGAATTGAAGGAATTGTTTCAACAAAAG GGGAACAGAATTTGAAGATTTGGGTGAAAGAGTCAATATCATCTCCACTAAATCAAGTTGTAGACACCAATTTGTTGTGCACTATTGGGAGCAAACGTTCAGCAGCCAACAATTGTGCCTTATCCATTTTGCATGTTGGCTTAGAATGTTCATTAGAGTTACCAAATGAGAGGCCTAATATGAAAGAGATTGTTAGGAAGCTAAACAAAATCAAAGTGAAGTTTTTAGAGGATATTGAAGGGGTTTGA
- the LOC107928038 gene encoding LRR receptor-like serine/threonine-protein kinase EFR isoform X1, which yields MGNTSLNLALLIIFQFSIRATFSMKLTTILTDQSALLALKNHVYDPENVLETNWSSSTHVCNWFRVSCGSKHHRVTALNLSGLELVGTLPPSLGNLSFLSLLSLTNNSFHGRLPVQLSNLRRLKHLSFGNNSFSGEIPSWLGSLTELRSFFLDNNNLKGVIPFSLGNLSKLEILTLSGNQLLGSIPSSIFNISSLQKMDLSNNMLSGSIPSVSHDLLSIELINFNINNLTGHLSNDMFDHFPNLKELHLSANMLSGRIPMSLFKCKKLQIFSLSYNQLEGSLPVEIGNLSMLQRVYIARNHFEGEIPRHIVNLTLLSVLDFPDNNFTGTIPHQIGNLQNLEYLHLGANNIFGSIPPAIFNISTLSIIYLELNQLSGRLPPDVGLWLPNLEQLHLDINQLVGSFPMSISNASQLTSLDISSNYFSGTIPDTLGNLRNLKRLNLETTNLSSSGMSFLSSLTNCRGLEVLYFGDNPLISGKLPGSIGNLSSSLQKFYGPICNIRGSIPSGFGNLSRLISISLSHNKLTGMIPTTIGGLKELQKISLHYNKLDGPIPSDLCHLKKLAFLFLSSNKLSGPIPACLGGLISLRSLYLDSNMFSSTMPSTLTRISDLLILNLSSNSLSGPVPIDIGKWKVLTSMDLSNNQLSSDIPIGVADLQDMTYFSLSNNRIRGSIPESFGDLLSLEFLDLSRNNLSGQIPKSLEKLPYLKYFNVSFNRLQGEIPKGGSFGNYSFESFTGNEALCGAAQLHVPSCKTRPLRNSKVRTKLIIFVALPIASAISVVALIIIILRRRKRKDRSTAQEDLTPLGTWRRISYHELHQATNGFSDRRLLGNGSYGSVYQGTLLDGMEVAVKVFKLELEGAFKSFDVECEVLRNIRHRNLIKIISSCSNDLDFKALVLEFMPNGSLDKWLYFNNHFLDILQRLNIMIDVASALEYLHHGNATPVVHCDLKPSNVLLDEDMVAHLGDFGIAKLLCKEDSMIHTMTMATIGYIAPEYGIEGIVSTKGDVYSFGILMIETITRKKPTDKMFAGEQNLKIWVKESISSPLNQVVDTNLLCTIGSKRSAANNCALSILHVGLECSLELPNERPNMKEIVRKLNKIKVKFLEDIEGV from the exons ATGGGTAACACTTCCCTCAACTTAGCCCTTCTCATCATCTTCCAATTTTCTATTAGGGCAACTTTCTCCATGAAATTAACCACCATACTTACAGACCAATCTGCGCTTCTTGCATTGAAAAACCATGTTTACGATCCTGAAAATGTCTTGGAAACCAATTGGTCATCTTCTACCCATGTTTGTAATTGGTTTCGTGTTAGTTGCGGATCCAAGCATCATAGAGTCACAGCTCTGAACCTTTCTGGGTTGGAACTCGTAGGCACCCTTCCTCCCTCTTTAGGAAATTTATcattcctttctcttctttccCTCACAAATAATAGTTTCCATGGTAGATTACCTGTCCAATTATCCAATCTGCGACGGTTGAAACATCTAAGCTTTGGTAACAACAGCTTCAGTGGAGAAATCCCATCATGGTTGGGATCATTAACTGAACTTCGAAGCTTCTTTCTAGACAATAACAACTTAAAAGGTGTTATTCCATTCTCTTTAGGCAATTTGTCAAAGCTAGAGATCTTGACTTTGTCTGGAAATCAGCTTTTAGGTTCAATACCCTCCTCCATCTTCAACatatcttccttacaaaagatggATCTAAGCAATAATATGCTCTCTGGTTCCATACCCTCTGTTTCACACGATTTGCTTTCAATAGAACTCATCAATTTCAACATCAATAATCTCACTGGCCATCTTTCAAACGATATGTTTGATCATTTTCCGAATTTGAAAGAACTTCACTTGAGTGCTAACATGCTTTCTGGTAGAATTCCAATGAGTTTATTCAAATGCAAAAAGTTACAAATTTTTTCCTTATCATATAACCAATTGGAGGGGAGTCTACCGGTAGAAATTGGGAATTTGAGTATGCTTCAGAGAGTTTATATTGCCCGGAACCACTTTGAAG gTGAAATTCCAAGACATATTGTGAACCTTACTCTTCTTAGTGTGCTGGATTTTCCCGATAATAACTTTACAG GCACAATACCTCATCAAATTGGCAACCTACAGAATCTTGAGTACTTGCATTTGGGAGCCAACAATATTTTTGGTTCTATTCCTCCCgcaatatttaatatttcaaccTTGTCGATCATTTACTTGGAATTAAATCAGCTATCTGGCCGTCTTCCACCTGACGTTGGCCTTTGGCTTCCGAACCTGGAACAGTTACATCTTGATATAAATCAACTTGTCGGCTCATTCCCAATGTCTATTTCCAATGCCTCTCAGCTTACTAGTCTTGATATATCAAGTAATTACTTTTCAGGGACCATTCCTGACACTCTTGGCAATCTAAGAAATTTAAAGAGACTCAACTTGGAGACTACTAATTTAAGTTCCTCAGGAATGAGCTTTCTCTCTTCATTGACAAACTGTCGAGGCTTGGAAGTCTTGTATTTTGGCGACAACCCACTAATCAGCGGTAAACTTCCGGGTTCCATAGGGAATCTCTCAAGTTCTCTCCAAAAGTTCTATGGTCCTATATGCAACATTAGGGGTAGCATCCCAAGTGGATTTGGAAACTTAAGTCGCTTGATAAGTATCTCTCTATCCCATAATAAACTGACAGGAATGATTCCTACTACAATTGGAGGATTAAAAGAGCTTCAAAAGATTTCTCTTCATTACAATAAGTTGGACGGACCCATTCCATCTGATTTATGTCATCTAAAGAAGCTGGCTTTTTTGTTCTTATCAAGTAACAAACTGTCAGGACCAATACCTGCATGCTTGGGTGGTCTCATTTCTTTAAGGAGTCTATATCTCGACTCCAATATGTTTTCTTCGACAATGCCTTCAACCTTGACAAGGATCAGTGATCTTCTCATCCTGAACTTGTCCTCAAATTCTCTAAGTGGTCCAGTGCCAATTGACATTGGTAAGTGGAAGGTTTTGACTAGTATGGATTTGTCGAATAATCAGTTATCGAGTGATATCCCAATTGGAGTTGCAGATCTCCAAGACATGACTTATTTCTCCTTATCCAACAATAGAATCAGAGGTTCTATTCCTGAGTCATTTGGTGACTTGTTGAGTTTGGAGTTCTTGGACTTGTCAAGAAATAATCTTTCCGGTCAGATTCCCAAGTCTTTAGAGAAGCTTCCTTACCTCAAATATTTCAATGTCTCTTTCAATAGACTTCAAGGAGAAATTCCTAAAGGAGGATCATTCGGAAACTACTCATTCGAGTCGTTTACAGGGAATGAAGCATTGTGTGGTGCAGCTCAACTTCATGTTCCAAGTTGCAAAACTAGACCTCTTAGAAATTCCAAGGTGAGGACAAAGCTTATAATATTTGTAGCACTACCAATTGCCTCTGCAATATCAGTGGTTGCTTTAATTATCATTATCTTACGAAGAAGGAAGAGAAAAGACAGATCGACAGCTCAAGAAGACTTGACACCTTTAGGAACATGGAGACGAATTTCATACCACGAGCTTCATCAAGCTACAAATGGATTCAGTGATAGGAGATTGCTTGGTAATGGGAGCTATGGTTCTGTATATCAAGGGACTCTCTTAGATGGGATGGAAGTTGCAGTAAAGGTATTCAAGTTAGAGTTAGAAGGAGCTTTTAAGAGTTTTGATGTTGAATGTGAAGTTCTTCGCAACATTCGTcatcgaaacttaatcaaaatcatCAGTAGCTGCTCTAATGATCTTGATTTCAAAGCTTTAGTTCTTGAGTTCATGCCTAATGGGAGTCTTGATAAATGGTTGTATTTCAACAACCATTTTTTAGATATCTTACAAAGGTTAAACATAATGATAGATGTTGCATCCGCGCTAGAATATCTCCATCATGGTAATGCAACGCCTGTAGTTCACTGTGATTTAAAACCTAGCAATGTTTTGTTAGATGAAGATATGGTTGCACATTTGGGTGATTTCGGGATTGCAAAACTCTTGTGTAAAGAGGATTCAATGATACATACCATGACAATGGCAACTATTGGGTATATAGCACCAG AGTATGGAATTGAAGGAATTGTTTCAACAAAAGGTGATGTCTATAGTTTTGGTATTCTTATGATAGAAACCATCACGAGAAAAAAGCCCACAGATAAAATGTTTGCAGGGGAACAGAATTTGAAGATTTGGGTGAAAGAGTCAATATCATCTCCACTAAATCAAGTTGTAGACACCAATTTGTTGTGCACTATTGGGAGCAAACGTTCAGCAGCCAACAATTGTGCCTTATCCATTTTGCATGTTGGCTTAGAATGTTCATTAGAGTTACCAAATGAGAGGCCTAATATGAAAGAGATTGTTAGGAAGCTAAACAAAATCAAAGTGAAGTTTTTAGAGGATATTGAAGGGGTTTGA